The proteins below are encoded in one region of Zavarzinella sp.:
- a CDS encoding transposase has protein sequence MGDPPEADAEFVAHMEDVLETYEKPYDPNVPVLCMDEQPVQLLKETRVPIPATAQHAKRVDYEYERAGTAAIFMFTEPLVGWREVSVRERRTKIDWAIEMARLLEGRYASCAKVIVVCDNLNTHTKARSMKRLNPRVRGPWFDGSNSATHPSMEVG, from the coding sequence TTGGGTGATCCTCCGGAGGCGGACGCCGAGTTTGTCGCCCATATGGAAGATGTGCTGGAAACCTACGAAAAACCGTACGATCCGAACGTGCCGGTCCTGTGCATGGACGAACAACCGGTGCAGTTGTTGAAAGAAACACGCGTTCCTATTCCCGCCACGGCCCAACATGCCAAGCGGGTTGACTACGAATACGAACGAGCGGGCACGGCGGCTATCTTCATGTTTACCGAACCGCTGGTCGGTTGGCGTGAAGTCTCCGTTCGCGAACGGAGGACGAAGATTGACTGGGCCATCGAAATGGCTCGGTTGTTGGAGGGTCGCTATGCGTCATGTGCCAAAGTGATCGTGGTGTGTGACAACCTCAACACCCACACCAAGGCGCGTTCTATGAAGCGTTTGAACCCGCGCGTGCGCGGACCTTGGTTCGACGGATCGAATTCTGCTACACACCCAAGCATGGAAGTTGGCTGA
- a CDS encoding transposase translates to MVRRIEFCYTPKHGSWLNIAENELSSLTRQCVADRRFEDVATLSEETEAWSNDVNTTQRGVDWQMKIDEARTKLKSVYPTIKS, encoded by the coding sequence TTGGTTCGACGGATCGAATTCTGCTACACACCCAAGCATGGAAGTTGGCTGAACATCGCAGAGAATGAACTGAGTTCGTTAACCCGCCAATGTGTCGCGGACCGTCGCTTTGAAGATGTTGCCACTTTGAGTGAAGAAACCGAGGCATGGTCGAACGATGTCAACACCACACAGCGTGGCGTTGACTGGCAAATGAAGATCGACGAAGCACGAACGAAATTAAAATCGGTTTACCCGACAATTAAGTCGTGA
- a CDS encoding GTP-binding protein yields the protein MSSFVYSARRPFHPERLYQFMTSKEHTRSLLRSKGYCWIATRPQWVGLWSHAGRVMELSPQAIWWADVPRDEWPTDPAHRDSITEHFIDGVGDRRQELVFIGYKMEPSAVQAALDRVLLTDDEFAMGPEGWLTFNDPLPPWPENADQAEEMSADS from the coding sequence ATCAGCAGTTTTGTCTACAGTGCCCGCAGGCCTTTCCATCCGGAACGCCTTTACCAGTTCATGACCAGTAAAGAGCATACCCGAAGTCTGTTACGTTCCAAAGGTTATTGCTGGATTGCCACCCGTCCGCAGTGGGTGGGGTTATGGTCGCACGCAGGCCGCGTGATGGAATTATCCCCACAGGCCATCTGGTGGGCAGATGTTCCTCGTGATGAATGGCCCACCGATCCGGCGCATCGGGATTCGATTACGGAACATTTCATTGATGGAGTGGGTGATCGACGTCAGGAACTGGTCTTTATTGGCTATAAGATGGAACCAAGTGCGGTTCAGGCCGCCCTCGACCGAGTGTTGTTGACGGATGATGAATTTGCGATGGGGCCGGAAGGCTGGCTCACATTCAACGATCCTCTCCCACCGTGGCCTGAAAATGCCGACCAGGCCGAAGAAATGAGTGCAGACTCATAA
- a CDS encoding BON domain-containing protein, producing the protein MKMHRWLVISTLALGICSTTTYAQRAGGGGAGGLGGGGAGFGGAGGGLGGGQGFGGGQGGGFGGGQGGTAGRGGTTNATNFLAATYSNPLYSGRPGVQIQTPGAATGAQSIEQNNNNRAITGEGFGQSSFGSSGTTGGTGGFGGGGTTGGFGGGTGGGTGGTVSFGGGTTGGTGGFGGGRTGGTTGFGGTNALGGGGAGRTGFGGAGGATGFGGGATGGLGGGRAGGVGGAGSTQMAGGPNVITYTATFRFTPKVPQIPQIVTDLQAMLQRSTTISNPAGIRIEEANGAILLTGRAANDDERRLIEGMIRLTPGVRQIRNQITVP; encoded by the coding sequence ATGAAAATGCATCGCTGGCTCGTGATCAGTACCCTGGCACTTGGTATCTGCTCGACCACCACTTATGCCCAACGTGCAGGTGGCGGGGGTGCAGGCGGCCTTGGAGGCGGAGGTGCCGGATTTGGAGGTGCGGGCGGTGGATTAGGTGGAGGTCAAGGTTTTGGTGGCGGCCAGGGTGGTGGTTTTGGTGGAGGTCAGGGTGGTACTGCCGGACGAGGCGGCACCACGAACGCGACGAACTTTCTGGCTGCCACTTACAGTAACCCACTTTATTCCGGACGGCCGGGTGTTCAGATTCAGACCCCAGGTGCAGCAACCGGTGCCCAATCGATTGAACAGAACAACAATAATCGTGCCATCACTGGTGAAGGTTTTGGCCAATCTTCATTTGGCAGCAGTGGTACCACAGGCGGCACAGGAGGCTTTGGGGGTGGAGGCACCACAGGAGGCTTTGGTGGTGGCACAGGCGGAGGTACTGGTGGCACCGTTTCCTTCGGTGGTGGCACCACGGGAGGCACTGGCGGCTTTGGTGGAGGACGTACGGGTGGCACCACAGGATTTGGTGGAACCAACGCATTAGGTGGGGGAGGTGCCGGCCGCACGGGCTTTGGAGGCGCAGGTGGGGCTACTGGTTTTGGCGGAGGAGCCACAGGTGGCCTGGGTGGCGGACGTGCAGGTGGTGTTGGCGGTGCTGGTTCAACGCAAATGGCTGGTGGCCCCAACGTCATCACTTACACTGCCACATTCCGCTTTACCCCGAAAGTGCCCCAGATCCCACAGATTGTTACTGATTTACAGGCCATGCTGCAACGATCTACCACAATTTCCAATCCCGCAGGCATTCGCATTGAAGAAGCTAACGGGGCAATTCTCCTGACCGGACGTGCCGCCAACGATGATGAACGTCGACTGATTGAAGGGATGATCCGACTGACCCCAGGTGTGCGTCAAATCCGCAACCAGATCACCGTACCGTAA
- the bamA gene encoding outer membrane protein assembly factor BamA, with the protein MVRTCFTVIAFAGFIGLCRPAFAASPIGKEIAEVVVKENQVRSTASILEVFRVRPGQAYTYETMREGVRRLHQTGWFAANGIEERTVELPDQRIQVILYVKELPNMITDIKYLGADHLSVKELDELTGLRRGMAMSPQRNDQARLNILRKYQEKGRYHASVTLREGNRVTDQRVVFDIVEGPKIKIREVDFKFLGPHESGISSGMLRNRLTISRARIGGLIQGEYNPGQIEHDAEQLTEYYHGLGYLDAKVRAERMFSDDHRWVDVVFHVEEGTRYKVGQVRVVGNKEYSEKFLLGYTNLRGDEFYDRTIIRSDINRIKDLYGYQGRAIAIREEFVEAQPGTGVVNVNYQVMEGPPSRVGRMYVRGNTVTKDSIILRELADAGILPGQVLSYPGVRTAENNLRRTQLFMDNPMEGVQPTIELRDAIDNPNLKDVFVTVREAQTGSFMVGGGINSDAGITGSVVWNERNFDLFRFPTSIDDITSLRAFRGGGQEFRLEAVPGNIFQRYTASWRDPRLFDSPYSLSVSGYYFNRGYNEYVEDRLGGRVTLGRRLDQFWSASLSTRVEGVTVRDLPFNAPMDIRRDEGYSFLTGVGGNLRRDSRDNYLRPTSGSVLDLSYEQVFGDYQFPILTGEFTNFFTTYERTDRTGKHVLAFRSQASWAGDDTPVFERFYGGGFRSIRGFQFRGVGPFENGYNVGGQFAFMNSAEYQIPLVPSESLYLVGFVDSGAVERNFTINDYRLTAGVGLRISMPQLLGPVPLAIDFGFPIVKGQNDQEQIFSFWFGVFGQ; encoded by the coding sequence ATGGTTCGCACTTGTTTCACCGTGATTGCTTTCGCTGGATTCATCGGACTGTGCCGTCCCGCCTTCGCTGCTTCTCCTATTGGAAAAGAAATTGCTGAAGTCGTGGTGAAGGAAAACCAGGTCCGCAGCACTGCCAGTATTCTCGAAGTATTTCGTGTAAGGCCTGGCCAGGCTTATACTTACGAAACCATGCGGGAAGGGGTGCGGCGCCTGCACCAGACCGGCTGGTTTGCGGCAAACGGTATCGAAGAACGCACGGTCGAGTTGCCGGATCAGCGGATTCAGGTGATTCTGTATGTGAAAGAACTTCCCAACATGATCACCGATATTAAGTACCTTGGGGCAGACCACTTAAGTGTGAAAGAACTGGATGAACTGACCGGATTGCGACGTGGGATGGCGATGTCGCCCCAGCGAAACGATCAGGCACGGTTGAACATATTAAGAAAATATCAGGAAAAGGGTCGCTACCACGCCAGCGTAACGTTGCGGGAAGGAAACCGTGTTACGGATCAACGGGTGGTCTTTGATATTGTGGAAGGTCCAAAAATTAAAATCCGCGAAGTGGATTTCAAATTTCTAGGCCCCCACGAATCGGGCATTTCCAGTGGGATGCTGAGAAATCGCCTGACGATCTCCCGTGCCCGCATCGGTGGGCTGATTCAGGGGGAATACAACCCAGGCCAGATTGAACATGATGCGGAACAATTGACCGAATACTACCACGGACTGGGTTATCTGGATGCCAAGGTGCGTGCCGAGCGGATGTTCTCTGATGACCACCGTTGGGTCGATGTGGTGTTCCACGTGGAAGAAGGCACCCGCTACAAAGTGGGCCAGGTCCGTGTGGTGGGCAACAAAGAATACTCTGAAAAGTTCCTGCTGGGTTACACCAACCTGCGTGGGGATGAGTTTTACGATCGAACAATTATCCGCAGCGATATTAACCGAATTAAGGACCTGTACGGCTACCAGGGCAGAGCAATCGCCATTCGCGAAGAATTTGTGGAAGCCCAGCCTGGTACAGGAGTGGTGAATGTGAATTATCAGGTAATGGAAGGCCCACCTTCCCGCGTGGGGCGAATGTACGTCCGCGGGAATACAGTTACCAAGGATTCGATTATTCTGCGGGAATTGGCCGATGCTGGTATTCTGCCGGGTCAGGTGCTTTCCTATCCTGGTGTGCGAACTGCTGAAAACAATCTCCGCCGCACACAACTCTTTATGGATAATCCGATGGAAGGTGTGCAGCCCACCATCGAATTGCGTGATGCGATTGATAACCCCAACCTGAAAGATGTGTTTGTTACCGTGCGTGAAGCACAGACAGGCAGCTTCATGGTGGGTGGTGGCATTAACTCCGATGCGGGTATTACCGGTAGCGTGGTGTGGAACGAGCGAAACTTCGACCTGTTTCGTTTCCCCACCAGTATCGATGATATTACCAGCCTGCGGGCTTTCCGTGGGGGTGGCCAGGAATTTCGCCTCGAAGCTGTGCCTGGGAATATTTTCCAGCGCTATACCGCCAGTTGGCGCGACCCCAGGTTGTTTGATTCACCCTACAGCCTGAGTGTCAGCGGGTATTACTTCAACCGTGGGTATAACGAATATGTAGAAGACCGACTGGGTGGACGCGTTACCTTAGGCCGCCGGTTGGATCAGTTCTGGTCGGCATCGCTATCCACTCGGGTGGAAGGTGTGACCGTTCGCGACCTGCCTTTCAACGCACCAATGGATATCAGGCGGGATGAAGGGTACAGTTTCCTGACGGGTGTTGGTGGGAACCTGCGACGCGATTCGCGGGACAATTATCTCCGCCCCACCTCGGGAAGTGTGCTGGATCTTAGCTACGAACAGGTATTCGGGGACTACCAGTTTCCGATTCTGACAGGGGAATTCACGAACTTCTTTACCACATATGAACGCACCGACCGCACAGGTAAGCATGTGCTGGCCTTCCGCAGCCAGGCATCGTGGGCAGGTGATGATACCCCCGTCTTCGAACGCTTCTACGGTGGTGGTTTCCGCAGCATCCGTGGTTTCCAGTTCCGTGGCGTGGGGCCGTTTGAAAATGGGTATAACGTCGGGGGCCAATTTGCCTTCATGAACAGTGCGGAATACCAAATCCCACTGGTACCCAGCGAAAGCCTGTACTTGGTAGGCTTTGTGGATTCTGGTGCAGTGGAGCGGAATTTCACCATCAACGATTACCGTCTCACGGCTGGGGTGGGTCTGCGGATCAGCATGCCACAACTGTTAGGACCGGTCCCACTGGCAATCGACTTCGGCTTCCCGATTGTGAAAGGCCAGAACGACCAGGAACAGATCTTCAGCTTCTGGTTTGGTGTGTTCGGACAGTAA
- a CDS encoding LysR substrate-binding domain-containing protein, translated as MSFFVDTVQLRSFVAIAETGTFGLAAATVNRTQSAISLQMKKLEDQLGCALFDRSGRRVVLTPEGEIFLGYARRIIALQWEVYSRLKEPEMEGEIHFGTPEDFATHYLPDVLASFRQHHPRVQLNVSCNLTLHLIDGFHRGEYDVILAKRDPQRVKGGTKVWREPLVWAAGNDYQMEEPLSLVLSPQPCIYRTRAIAALDRAKKSWHISYTSPSLAGTLAAVKAGLGITVLPEHMIPDGIYPIRKEKKMPHLADAELALMKKEELSVVAELFVEHIVHSLERLKG; from the coding sequence ATGTCGTTCTTTGTCGATACGGTGCAACTGAGAAGTTTTGTTGCGATTGCAGAAACCGGAACTTTTGGCCTGGCTGCGGCCACAGTGAACCGCACCCAATCTGCCATCAGCCTGCAGATGAAAAAACTGGAAGACCAGCTGGGCTGTGCTCTCTTTGATCGTTCCGGACGTCGTGTGGTGCTGACACCGGAGGGGGAAATCTTTCTTGGCTATGCCAGACGAATCATTGCACTTCAGTGGGAGGTGTACAGTCGGCTGAAAGAGCCGGAAATGGAAGGTGAGATTCATTTTGGTACTCCGGAAGATTTTGCGACCCATTATTTGCCGGATGTGCTGGCGAGCTTTCGACAGCACCACCCGAGGGTGCAGTTAAATGTTTCCTGCAATCTGACGCTGCACCTGATCGACGGTTTTCATCGTGGGGAATACGATGTGATCCTTGCCAAGCGCGATCCCCAGCGTGTGAAAGGTGGGACAAAAGTCTGGCGAGAACCTCTGGTGTGGGCAGCCGGCAACGATTATCAGATGGAAGAACCTCTATCGCTGGTGCTGTCGCCACAACCATGTATCTACCGCACACGTGCCATTGCCGCACTCGACCGAGCGAAGAAAAGCTGGCACATCAGCTATACCAGTCCCAGCCTGGCAGGAACGCTGGCTGCGGTGAAGGCGGGCCTGGGGATTACGGTGCTGCCAGAACATATGATCCCCGATGGAATTTACCCAATTCGCAAAGAGAAAAAAATGCCACACCTGGCCGATGCCGAACTGGCACTGATGAAAAAAGAGGAGCTTTCAGTGGTGGCAGAGCTGTTTGTCGAACACATTGTTCACAGCCTGGAACGACTGAAAGGGTAG
- a CDS encoding proton-conducting transporter membrane subunit gives MTDSVVFQSDNLSWVMAGLILVVSISVSAFSGRYLAGDRLQRRHRGLVALLTCTMIVLVFSNHLLLFWCAWLISNLLLVLLMIHNSRWVAARNSGLLAFKTLGIGTIALGAGLYLLYVHTGSITIDGVLQSDKLSTTQSGIGLLCIAIAAMAQCAVLPFHRWLLSSLNSPTPVSALMHAGLVNGGGYLIVRFAPIVAEQPWLLQSIFVVGLISAFAGTFWKLIQTDIKRMLACSTVGQMGFMLVQCGMGLFVPAISHLCWHGLFKAYLFLNAGTSVRDQRTATSQASPTLSHVVLGLIAGMVGVFAFCGITNLPIQLADTRCLLILMVLLASSHLAIKTLAQGRTISSVFISILASIMVGICYGFSISLLEQLLPALSAIPAQAMNPVYFAGLGSFTLVWLAMLLDLPGKLQATTAWKRLYMMALNTSQPHPQTITAIRSAYQI, from the coding sequence ATGACTGATTCGGTTGTTTTTCAATCGGACAATTTATCGTGGGTGATGGCAGGTCTGATCCTGGTTGTCTCGATCAGTGTGTCGGCATTCTCTGGTCGATATCTCGCAGGTGATCGCTTACAGCGTCGTCACCGCGGGCTAGTGGCACTGCTCACCTGTACCATGATTGTGCTGGTTTTCTCCAATCATCTGCTCCTGTTCTGGTGTGCATGGTTGATCAGTAATCTGTTGCTGGTCCTACTGATGATCCACAACAGTCGGTGGGTCGCTGCACGCAATTCCGGCTTGCTGGCATTCAAAACACTGGGCATCGGCACGATTGCCCTGGGTGCGGGTTTGTATCTGTTATACGTTCATACGGGCTCGATCACCATTGATGGTGTTCTGCAGTCGGACAAACTCAGCACCACTCAGAGTGGAATCGGCTTGCTGTGCATTGCCATCGCGGCCATGGCTCAATGTGCCGTGTTGCCATTCCATCGCTGGCTATTATCGTCCCTCAATTCACCCACCCCCGTATCGGCATTGATGCACGCTGGCCTGGTGAACGGTGGGGGTTATCTGATTGTACGATTTGCTCCCATCGTCGCTGAACAACCGTGGTTGCTGCAAAGCATCTTTGTTGTTGGCTTGATCTCTGCCTTTGCGGGCACGTTCTGGAAACTGATTCAAACGGATATCAAGCGGATGCTTGCCTGTTCTACGGTTGGCCAAATGGGCTTTATGCTGGTGCAATGTGGGATGGGCCTGTTCGTGCCAGCAATTTCGCATCTGTGCTGGCATGGCCTGTTCAAAGCTTACCTGTTTCTGAATGCTGGCACCAGTGTGCGGGATCAGCGGACTGCAACTTCACAGGCATCCCCCACACTCTCCCACGTGGTGCTGGGACTCATTGCTGGCATGGTGGGCGTGTTCGCTTTTTGTGGTATTACCAACCTGCCGATTCAATTAGCAGACACTCGTTGTCTGTTAATTCTGATGGTGCTGCTGGCATCATCCCACCTGGCAATCAAGACGCTCGCTCAGGGTCGCACCATCAGCTCCGTATTCATCAGCATTCTGGCCAGTATCATGGTGGGGATTTGTTACGGCTTCAGCATCAGCCTGCTGGAACAATTGCTGCCCGCATTGAGTGCCATCCCAGCGCAAGCAATGAATCCTGTATACTTTGCGGGGCTTGGCAGCTTTACCCTGGTGTGGCTGGCCATGCTGCTGGATCTTCCCGGAAAATTACAGGCCACCACTGCCTGGAAACGGCTGTACATGATGGCGTTAAATACCAGCCAGCCCCACCCACAGACAATTACAGCCATACGATCCGCCTACCAGATTTAA